A stretch of the Acyrthosiphon pisum isolate AL4f chromosome A2, pea_aphid_22Mar2018_4r6ur, whole genome shotgun sequence genome encodes the following:
- the LOC107883560 gene encoding uncharacterized protein LOC107883560: protein MRFELNIFFLLSMLSIGRISDSSSTSAPNHHQQRTDSDQPALADSLTATKSSDSAVERISKMLDCLANRLDKGGENSRLGCHDLFSTVWISARRALLGDDNEIGESKKSKKKPWDIQTLMLGAGVKLILFLPVLAVLTGKAISLSLTSLLITSLGFLYRNQLESFAKRSDSL, encoded by the exons ATGCGATTcgaacttaatatattttttctcctGTCGATGTTGTCCATCGGCCGGATATCCGACTCGTCCAGCACTTCGGCGCCAAATCACCATCAGCAGAGGACGGACTCGGATCAACCGGCGCTGGCAGACAGTTTGACGGCCACGAAGAGTTCGGATTCGGCGGTCGAAAGGATTTCGAAAATGTTGGACTGTTTGGCGAATCGGCTGGACAAAGGTGGCGAGAATTCGAGGCTTGGATGTCACGACTTGTTTTCGACCGTTTGGATCTCAGCACGACGTGCGCTGCTCGGCGATGACAACGAAATCGGAG AGAGcaaaaaatcaaagaaaaaacCATGGGATATACAGACTTTAATGCTCGGTGCAGGAGTGAAGCTGATTTTGTTCCTGCCGGTTTTGGCAGTTCTGACGGGAAAAGCCATTTCGTTGAGTCTGACGTCACTATTGATCACGTCTCTAGGTTTCCTCTACAGAAACCAATTGGAATCGTTTGCCAAGCGCAGTGATTCTTtgtga
- the LOC100161958 gene encoding uncharacterized protein LOC100161958 isoform X2: MDTSLLWLTVLGCAMCTVSSEVLPSSTSEVSGFRMMFNAYRQCSDQSEMVVCLKSRALRMLDRAIHMENIQITDGISLVKKSENNGRSLEVDSSDVAENVIPENSADFGKQVDSMLYEKLSRFARSRSLQLSMPQMFDEGRDLDDGRKKKKDKGGQVYLMMLKGGLLAMAYKGLALLAGKALLVSKIALTLAILVAFKKLFSGGGGHGGSSKTTYEIVKQPVMTHSHQYAAPGAADTFGSYDNSGPYARSIAQPDVVPYPQLAAYRAHVRGIGGGGGGGGGGPMVMSSAASSPSGVSGGVQHESGQRDEAL, from the exons ATGGATACGTCGCTACTATG GTTAACGGTCTTGGGCTGCGCAATGTGCACGGTCAGTTCGGAAGTGCTGCCGTCCTCGACGTCCGAAGTTTCCGGTTTCCGGATGATGTTCAACGCGTACAGGCAGTGTTCGGACCAATCGGAAATGGTCGTGTGCCTGAAAAGTCGGGCGCTCAGGATGCTGGACAGAGCCATTCACATGGAAAACATTCAAATAACCGACG gcatATCTCTGGTGAAAAAATCTGAAAACAACGGCAGATCGTTGGAGGTTGACAGCAGTGATGTGGCTGAAAATGTGATACCCGAGAATTCGGCCGATTTCGGTAAGCAAGTGGACTCGATGTTGTACGAAAAACTGTCAAGGTTCGCCAGGTCAAGATCGCTTCAGCTGTCCATGCCACAGATGTTCGACGAAGGCAGGGACCTCGATGACG GCCGCAAGAAGAAAAAGGACAAGGGCGGTCAGGTGTACCTGATGATGCTCAAGGGAGGTCTGCTGGCCATGGCGTACAAGGGTCTGGCGCTGTTGGCCGGCAAGGCGCTGTTGGTGAGCAAGATCGCGCTCACGCTGGCCATTCTGGTGGCGTTCAAGAAGCTGTTCAGCGGCGGCGGTGGCCACGGTGGCTCGTCCAAGACCACGTACGAGATCGTCAAGCAGCCGGTGATGACGCACTCGCATCAGTACGCCGCACCCGGCGCCGCCGACACGTTCGGCAGCTACGACAACAGCGGGCCCTACGCCCGGAGCATCGCCCAGCCGGACGTCGTGCCGTACCCGCAGCTGGCCGCGTACAGGGCCCACGTCAGAGGCATCGGCGGCGGTGGAGGCGGCGGGGGCGGAGGTCCCATGGTCATGTCGTCCGCTGCCTCGTCGCCGTCCGGTGTGTCCGGAGGCGTGCAACACGAGTCGGGTCAGAGGGACGAAGCGCTCTGA
- the LOC100161958 gene encoding uncharacterized protein LOC100161958 isoform X1, producing the protein MDTSLLWLTVLGCAMCTVSSEVLPSSTSEVSGFRMMFNAYRQCSDQSEMVVCLKSRALRMLDRAIHMENIQITDGISLVKKSENNGRSLEVDSSDVAENVIPENSADFGKQVDSMLYEKLSRFARSRSLQLSMPQMFDEGRDLDDGVYLTGRKKKKDKGGQVYLMMLKGGLLAMAYKGLALLAGKALLVSKIALTLAILVAFKKLFSGGGGHGGSSKTTYEIVKQPVMTHSHQYAAPGAADTFGSYDNSGPYARSIAQPDVVPYPQLAAYRAHVRGIGGGGGGGGGGPMVMSSAASSPSGVSGGVQHESGQRDEAL; encoded by the exons ATGGATACGTCGCTACTATG GTTAACGGTCTTGGGCTGCGCAATGTGCACGGTCAGTTCGGAAGTGCTGCCGTCCTCGACGTCCGAAGTTTCCGGTTTCCGGATGATGTTCAACGCGTACAGGCAGTGTTCGGACCAATCGGAAATGGTCGTGTGCCTGAAAAGTCGGGCGCTCAGGATGCTGGACAGAGCCATTCACATGGAAAACATTCAAATAACCGACG gcatATCTCTGGTGAAAAAATCTGAAAACAACGGCAGATCGTTGGAGGTTGACAGCAGTGATGTGGCTGAAAATGTGATACCCGAGAATTCGGCCGATTTCGGTAAGCAAGTGGACTCGATGTTGTACGAAAAACTGTCAAGGTTCGCCAGGTCAAGATCGCTTCAGCTGTCCATGCCACAGATGTTCGACGAAGGCAGGGACCTCGATGACGGTGTGTACTTGACTG GCCGCAAGAAGAAAAAGGACAAGGGCGGTCAGGTGTACCTGATGATGCTCAAGGGAGGTCTGCTGGCCATGGCGTACAAGGGTCTGGCGCTGTTGGCCGGCAAGGCGCTGTTGGTGAGCAAGATCGCGCTCACGCTGGCCATTCTGGTGGCGTTCAAGAAGCTGTTCAGCGGCGGCGGTGGCCACGGTGGCTCGTCCAAGACCACGTACGAGATCGTCAAGCAGCCGGTGATGACGCACTCGCATCAGTACGCCGCACCCGGCGCCGCCGACACGTTCGGCAGCTACGACAACAGCGGGCCCTACGCCCGGAGCATCGCCCAGCCGGACGTCGTGCCGTACCCGCAGCTGGCCGCGTACAGGGCCCACGTCAGAGGCATCGGCGGCGGTGGAGGCGGCGGGGGCGGAGGTCCCATGGTCATGTCGTCCGCTGCCTCGTCGCCGTCCGGTGTGTCCGGAGGCGTGCAACACGAGTCGGGTCAGAGGGACGAAGCGCTCTGA
- the LOC103309212 gene encoding uncharacterized protein LOC103309212 — protein sequence MRVQYAFVVLAIATAVVRVDGYLDILSNLHDCGSTGLDTCLERRLARSIDEVLDKNETYRLNRYLTVTAVGNHRQHTEGDDLAARFLEFFNALQIQYQPEEDDGLTDDVSEVTGRKKKGYKKKNHKLGMMMGFTSMGMTIIGGLFNKMMMGGAISIAVKALIIAKIALLLAGTMAIKKLLSGSGVGVSVHPSWNGGGGGGGNEHHSGYRRSYPPPQSMTTADAMAYKDQIDSYSDAQYSG from the exons ATGCGTGTACAGTACGCGTTTGTCGTGTTGGCGATCGCCACGGCCGTCGTCCGGGTCGACGGGTACCTCGACATCTTGTCCAACTTGCACGATTGCGGGTCGACGGGCTTGGACACGTGCCTCGAACGTCGATTGGCGAGATCCATCGATGAAGTATTGGACAAGAACGAGACTTATCGGCTGAACCGGTATCTGACCGTTACCGCTGTCGGTAACCACCGCCAACATACTGAAGGCGACGACTTGGCCGCgaggtttttggaatttttcaaCGCACTGCAAATCCAATACCAACCAGAAGAAGACGACGGATTGACCGATGACGTTTCCGAAG TTACAGGTCGTAAGAAAAAAGgctacaagaaaaaaaatcacaaattggGGATGATGATGGGATTCACGTCGATGGGCATGACCATCATCGGCGGCCTGTTCAACAAGATGATGATGGGCGGCGCGATATCGATAGCCGTGAAAGCTCTGATCATAGCCAAAATCGCTCTGCTCCTGGCCGGCACCATGGCGATAAAAAAGCTGTTGAGCGGTAGTGGCGTCGGTGTCAGCGTTCACCCTTCGTGGAACGGCGGCGGGGGCGGTGGTGGAAACGAACATCACAGCGGGTATCGCAGGAGTTACCCCCCGCCGCAGAGTATGACCACAGCCGATGCGATGGCTTACAAGGATCAAATCGACTCGTATAGCGACGCCCAATATTCCGGGTAG